A single window of Streptomyces xanthii DNA harbors:
- a CDS encoding SDR family oxidoreductase, with protein sequence MTEQSPAGARTVVVTGAGRGLGLAMARRAGEDGFRVVVAELDAERGAEAAEELRAEGLDAHFVRCDVADPASVEALACAVRELPGELYGLVNNAALANGVGGKEFQDIDIEVWDRLMTVNARGPWLVAKALHPLFGPTGRIVNIASDAALYGSPRLAHYIASKGAVIALTRAMARELGERGITVNALAPGLTEGEATQAVPAERHDLYRANRAIERPQQPGDLIGVASFLLSEESRYLTGQVVAVNGGFTMN encoded by the coding sequence CGTGACCGGCGCGGGCCGTGGCCTCGGTCTGGCCATGGCCCGCCGGGCCGGCGAGGACGGCTTCCGGGTCGTCGTCGCCGAGCTCGACGCCGAGCGCGGCGCCGAGGCCGCCGAGGAGCTGCGGGCCGAGGGGCTCGACGCGCACTTCGTGCGGTGCGACGTGGCGGACCCGGCGTCCGTCGAGGCCCTCGCCTGCGCGGTGCGGGAGCTGCCCGGCGAGCTGTACGGCCTGGTGAACAACGCGGCGCTCGCCAACGGAGTGGGCGGCAAGGAGTTCCAGGACATCGACATCGAGGTCTGGGACCGCCTGATGACGGTGAACGCCCGCGGTCCCTGGCTGGTCGCGAAGGCGCTGCACCCGCTGTTCGGCCCGACCGGACGCATCGTGAACATCGCCTCGGACGCCGCGCTCTACGGCTCCCCGCGGCTCGCCCACTACATCGCCTCGAAGGGCGCCGTCATCGCGCTGACCCGGGCCATGGCGCGGGAGCTGGGCGAGCGGGGCATCACGGTGAACGCGCTCGCGCCCGGCCTGACCGAGGGCGAAGCCACGCAAGCCGTCCCCGCGGAGCGGCACGACCTGTACCGGGCGAACCGGGCCATCGAGCGCCCGCAGCAGCCCGGCGACCTGATCGGTGTCGCCTCCTTCCTCCTCTCCGAGGAGTCCCGCTACCTGACCGGACAGGTGGTCGCCGTCAACGGCGGCTTCACCATGAACTGA